A genomic window from Carassius gibelio isolate Cgi1373 ecotype wild population from Czech Republic chromosome A11, carGib1.2-hapl.c, whole genome shotgun sequence includes:
- the LOC128022769 gene encoding uncharacterized protein LOC128022769, which produces MEPRFRRRADGSLNLTDTVEASKVKEANKGKPYTRPLPPEKVLDKARKSLSEHHGDLSNRKHLLGFFEIQFGVFRGQTFRWVAENALGYAAYLVAAMKRDPTGGSKDSQEHAHNKGSFREYIELFPSGRVAIAMKEEQYAGKAPQHAADSQHSAPTEFTTPTQHATTTHTSTASLRSLLVRKLPNQKNLNKAVERLVSPLKVAPSLAQARARPSATLTCPAVSLETATGPSATLTCPSVSLETATGPSATLTCPSVSLETATGPSATLTCPAVSTEIDDSTLLAEAAKFEASYVASRRVCLPAGWTHTLPEVDQRWISKALFRWTAQGHPELVFSRVNKLWWYPPPVPLKTSNSPSLENYFGHRLLLWMPRKLWQVKLTCPHPDCQKELLTSAGLHQKIRQVVAMGEMYFVASEYLACRRCKRKVISWSHDLVSQLDIGHRVLFPCILTSKLACDFEVVTLMRQRGLGNSSSQIQRKLQERHVDVWLQKTVQYLTDCKGVASAVTTSLILPVTFEPVPSMPSIPKHRWLMQVYAQDVLQRLDEVKATITSQYGRILKMDSTKKVARKLAGRSYGTATWATNVGNEHGQVIMSVLTASEGFGLGPMIEGLIKRYRVAGVAPPEVLYVDRDCCGNTLLRRMFEEWEQMTIRLDVWHFMRRFAVGCTTDSHQLYATFMSGLSHCIFMWDQVDLTALKTAKHAELEADGKPSFEADVLRCISRSELALHCRRTTRGTKETLALIESHVQAFDGDAGRDTLGVPLINSARMREILKSQRKHVACIQDPVGVQLYMQTGTVLKGGHRLPTYRCARGSTSLESFHLHLNRFIPGTLASDTFFQAYLLDGLARWNEDRAVAATTNQQQPHSYNHLLRHAVNTLAEELMGMKIIPYVGPRKYTGELIGVEYLYQQTGKVLQDYKLAIEESETTEVGIEVDEGYAELEEFQDITVPTFDTERTPAASTQASVSAASAASSPTPPATSPTSSLFVVPPSPVSSPVSSSLQTQSDLALFPGAHSCEFYHKVFIKISVFVITLTINLYLSH; this is translated from the exons atggAACCTCGCTTCAGGAGACGGGCTGATGGCAGCCTGAATCTGACGGATACAGTGGAAGCGTCAAAGGTGAAGGAAGCCAACAAAGGAAAGCCGTACACAAGACCCCTGCCCCCGGAGAAAGTGCTAGACAAAGCCAGGAAAAGTTTAAGTGAGCACCACGGAGATCTGTCTAACAGAAAGCACCTGTTGGGTTTCTTTGAAATCCAATTTGGTGTATTTCGTGGGCAAACATTTAGGTGGGTGGCTGAAAATGCCCTGGGGTATGCTGCTTACCTGGTGGCAGCTATGAAGAGGGACCCCACAGGAGGCAGCAAAGACTCCCAAGAACATGCCCACAACAAGGGGAGTTTCAGGGAGTATATTGAGCTCTTTCCTTCTGGCAGAGTTGCCATTGCCATGAAGGAAGAGCAATATGCTGGAAAAGCTCCCCAGCATGCTGCTGACTCCCAGCACTCTGCCCCTACAGAGTTCACCACCCCCACGCAGCACGCTACCACCACCCATACTTCTACTGCCTCTCTCCGCTCCCTCTTGGTAAGAAAGCTGCCTAACCAAAAAAACTTGAACAAGGCTGTAGAAAGACTGGTTTCCCCCCTCAAAGTCGCACCTT CTTTGGCCCAGGCACGTGCACGGCCCTCAGCCACCCTCACCTGTCCAGCTGTGTCCCTTGAGACAGCCACAGGGCCCTCAGCCACCCTCACCTGTCCATCTGTGTCCCTTGAGACAGCCACAGGGCCCTCAGCCACCCTCACCTGTCCATCTGTGTCCCTTGAGACAGCCACAGGGCCCTCAGCCACCCTCACCTGTCCAGCTGTGTCCACTGAGATAGATGACAGCACACTGCTGGCAGAGGCAGCTAAGTTTGAGGCATCATATGTGGCAT caagACGAGTTTGTCTTCCGGCTGGATGGACACACACCCTGCCTGAAGTGGACCAGAGGTGGATCTCCAAGGCCCTGTTCAGGTGGACAGCACAGGGGCATCCCGAGCTGGTATTTAGTAGGGTGAACAAACTTTGGTGGTATCCTCCACCCGTGCCACTGAAGACCAGCAATTCTCCTTCCTTGGAGAATTACTTTGGCCATCGCCTGCTGCTCTGGATGCCACGAAAACTGTGGCAAGTGAAGCTGACTTGTCCGCATCCAGACTGTCAAAAAGAACTTCTGACCTCAGCTGGCTTGCATCAAAAGATCAGGCAGGTGGTTGCCATGGGTGAGATGTACTTTGTTGCATCTGAGTACCTGGCCTGCCGAAGATGTAAGAGGAAGGTCATCAGCTGGAGCCATGATCTCGTTTCCCAGCTCGACATTGGCCACAGGGTGCTGTTCCCTTGCATTCTTACTTCAAAACTTGCATGTGACTTCGAGGTAGTAACTTTGATGCGTCAGCGCGGGCTGGGAAACAGCAGCAGCCAGATCCAGCGCAAGCTACAGGAGCGTCATGTTGATGTCTGGTTGCAAAAGACAGTCCAGTATCTGACAGATTGCAAGGGGGTTGCCAGTGCTGTCACGACGAGCCTGATCCTGCCTGTGACATTTGAACCTGTTCCTTCAATGCCTTCTATACCCAAGCACCGATGGCTGATGCAGGTGTACGCCCAGGATGTCCTGCAAAGGCTGGATGAGGTCAAGGCCACTATAACATCACAATATGGTCGAATCTTAAAAATGGATTCTACCAAAAAAGTGGCCAGAAAACTAGCAGGACGCAGCTATGGCACTGCTACTTGGGCAACTAATGTTGGCAATGAGCATGGACAGGTGATCATGTCCGTGCTCACAGCGAGCGAAGGTTTTGGTCTGGGGCCAATGATAGAAGGCCTTATCAAGCGATACAGAGTGGCTGGGGTGGCTCCTCCCGAAGTGCTGTATGTCGACCGAGACTGCTGTGGCAACACTCTTTTGAGGAGGATGTTTGAAGAGTGGGAGCAAATGACCATCCGGTTAGATGTCTGGCACTTCATGAGAAGGTTTGCTGTGGGCTGCACCACCGACTCACACCAGTTATATGCCACTTTTATGAGTGGCCTCAGCCATTGTATTTTCATGTGGGACCAGGTCGACCTGACTGCCCTGAAGACAGCGAAGCATGCAGAGCTAGAAGCTGATGGGAAACCATCATTCGAGGCTGATGTGCTACGCTGTATCAGTCGTAGCGAGCTAGCGCTGCATTGCAGGAGAACCACTCGCGGGACCAAAGAGACCCTGGCATTGATTGAGAGCCATGTTCAGGCCTTTGATGGAGATGCTGGTCGTGACACTCTGGGAGTCCCACTAATAAACTCAGCCCGCATGAGAGAGATTTTAAAGTCCCAGCGGAAGCATGTGGCCTGCATCCAGGATCCTGTCGGTGTGCAGCTCTACATGCAGACGGGTACTGTACTGAAGGGAGGGCACCGCCTGCCAACATACCGCTGTGCCAGAGGTTCCACTTCACTTGAGTCATTTCACCTGCACCTTAACAGATTCATCCCag gCACGCTGGCAAGTGACACCTTCTTTCAGGCATATCTTTTGGATGGGCTTGCAAGGTGGAATGAGGACCGGGCAGTGGCAGCAACAACTAATCAGCAGCAACCACATTCCTACAACCATCTACTGCGTCATGCGGTCAACACTCTTGCAGAGGAGCTCATGGGCATGAAAATCATTCCTTATGTTGGGCCAAGAAAGTACACTG GTGAGCTTATTGGAGTGGAATATCTTTACCAGCAAACTGGTAAAGTTCTGCAGGACTACAAGTTGGCCATTGAAGAGTCAGAGACTACTGAGGTTGGTATAGAGGTGGATGAAGGTTATGCTGAACTTGAGGAGTTTCAGGACATCACTGTCCCCACCTTTGACACTGAACGGACACCTGCTGCCTCTACACAAGCATCAGTGTCTGCAGCGTCTGCAGCATCATCTCCAACTCCTCCAGCAACCAGCCCCACGTCATCACTGTTTGTGGTCCCTCCATCACCAGTGTCATCTCCTGTCAGCAGCTCACTGCAAACTCAATCAGATCTAGCACTCTTTCCTGGAGCACATAGCTGTGAGTTTTACCATAAAGTATTCATAAAGATTTCGGTATTTGTTATCACACTaactataaatttgtatttatcacattga